A section of the Acanthopagrus latus isolate v.2019 chromosome 20, fAcaLat1.1, whole genome shotgun sequence genome encodes:
- the LOC119009889 gene encoding E3 SUMO-protein ligase ZBED1-like encodes MAEAEKDGEREIIDAPKMWKADIWRHFGFYEVGGKLDQSYAVCKTCRSKIKHVGNTTNFTNHIIRWHPELATGSKTTPQQVKNQPSIQQSIVSPLPPNSDRAKKITRSVACFIAKDLRPYSVVENAGFRHMLKTIEPRYKLPARATFADSAVPLLYKEVREEVNTSLQQATRVAITSDAWTSIVTESYITITAHYISEDWRMMSHVLQTRAVHESHTGAHMATLLLDVVDEWQLTDKGVVLVTDNAANMTSAAEIGRFPHVKCFAHTLNLAAQRALKLPTVSRLLGRVRRISAYFHRSPKAKHLFEENQRTILKLTCPLKLITDVSTRWNSAHDMMERFLQLQAAVHATLLSPELNVDESDIVTLSRADLVNVEEAVKTLKPMKDATFCMSEESTPTVSLIAPVHGQLVQSMSDTIGDPPLIRDVKNAIKSDLLKRYNSEAEKKILYTSSALDPRFKGLPFLAEEERLDVYAGVTAEVASLEFERRRMSEVDEAGSSGNQEELH; translated from the exons ATGGCTGAAGcggagaaagatggagagagagagattatcgATGCACCAAAAATGTGGAAAGCAGACATCTGGAGACATTTTGGTTTCTACGAGGTTGGTGGGAAACTTGATCAGAGTTATGCAGTGTGTAAAACATGCCGCTCCAAAATCAAGCATGTTGGAAATACAACCAATTTCACCAACCACATAATCCGTTGGCACCCCGAATTGGCTACAGGATCCAAAACCACACCGCAGCAAGTTAAAAATCAACCAAGTATTCAACAGTCGATAGTGTCACCACTACCACCAAACTCCGATAGAGCGAAGAAGATTACACGCTCTGTGGCATGTTTCATTGCCAAAGACCTAAGACCATACTCTGTGGTCGAAAATGCGGGATTTCGCCACATGCTGAAAACCATTGAGCCCCGGTACAAGTTGCCAGCCAGAGCCACATTCGCTGACTCTGCCGTTCCTTTACTGTACaaagaagtgagagaggaggtaAACACATCGCTGCAACAAGCTACTCGTGTAGCAATCACCAGTGACGCCTGGACGTCTATCGTAACAGAGTCTTATATCACCATAACAGCACATTACATTAGCGAAGATTGGCGGATGATGTCCCATGTGCTGCAGACCAGGGCCGTGCATGAGAGCCACACAGGGGCTCACATGGCGACGCTACTGTTGGATGTGGTGGATGAATGGCAGCTAACGGATAAAGGTGTTGTGCTTGTCACGGATAACGCCGCTAACATGACAAGTGCGGCTGAAATCGGCCGGTTCCCCCATGTGAAGTGCTTCGCGCATACTTTGAATTTGGCAGCACAGCGGGCGCTTAAGTTACCGACGGTCTCCAGGCTTCTGGGCAGAGTGCGGCGCATCTCTGCATACTTCCACCGCAGTCCGAAAGCAAAGCACCTGTTCGAGGAAAACCAGAGAACCATTCTCAAACTGACGTGTCCGCTCAAGCTGATCACAGACGTCTCCACAAGGTGGAATAGTGCTCATGATATGATGGAGAGGTTTTTGCAACTGCAAGCTGCCGTGCACGCCACCCTGTTATCGCCTGAACTAAATGTAGACGAAAGTGACATCGTCACCCTCAGCAGAGCAGATCTGGTTAACGTGGAGGAGGCAGTGAAGACACTGAAACCGATGAAGGATGCTACTTTCTGCATGTCCGAGGAGAGCACTCCTACAGTCAGCCTCATTGCACCAGTACATGGGCAACTCGTCCAGAGCATGTCAGACACTATTGGAGACCCACCACTGATCCGTGATGTGAAGAATGCCATCAAATCAGATCTCCTCAAGAGGTATAACagtgaggcagagaagaagatcCTTTACACGTCATCTGCCCTGGATCCTCGGTTTAAAGGGTTACCTTtcctggcagaggaggagaggctggatGTCTACGCTGGAGTGACTGCCGAGGTTGCATCTCTGGAG TTTGAAAGGAGACGTATGAGTGAAGTCGATGAAGCAGGAAGTTCAGGAAACCAGGAAGAGTTGCACTAA